The segment CTTCCTGCCGGCCTTCTGGAGGGCGAAGCGATCCATGACCCGGGAGGCTGGACGGGTGTTGGAGGAGCACGGTGTGCACGAGGGGCAGCAGTTCCTGCTCATGTGCCTGTGGAATGAGGATGGACTGACGCCGGGGGAGGTGGCGCGGCGCATCGACGTGTCCACGCCGACCGTGACCCGCACCGCGACAAGGTTGGCCGCGGTCGGGTTGGTGGAGCGGCGGTCCGACGAGGTGGACTCCCGCCTCGTCCGCCTCTGTCTGACCGAGCGGGGGCGTTCGCTGCGCGAGCCCCTTGGCGCCGCCATGCGCGCGATGTCCCGCCGGGCTCTC is part of the Spiractinospora alimapuensis genome and harbors:
- a CDS encoding MarR family winged helix-turn-helix transcriptional regulator, translated to MHEWDDDFLPAFWRAKRSMTREAGRVLEEHGVHEGQQFLLMCLWNEDGLTPGEVARRIDVSTPTVTRTATRLAAVGLVERRSDEVDSRLVRLCLTERGRSLREPLGAAMRAMSRRALGGMTEEESAQLIRLLARVNANMESSVSE